In Cicer arietinum cultivar CDC Frontier isolate Library 1 chromosome 7, Cicar.CDCFrontier_v2.0, whole genome shotgun sequence, a single window of DNA contains:
- the LOC101500647 gene encoding uncharacterized protein isoform X2 — MASTNENDDNRSLLYLKNLTLPSVVVIAANMGCNVCQGRVSRVVSKMTGKTLQVKWRFLSNGFACQIRSTAGTVTGNLQPAFKEHFLTFTLRTEWDTDRQWCPTGRVCVGRNTRTAKGPSLSVRVS, encoded by the exons ATGGCCTCTACAAATGAAAATGATGATAACCGTTCTCTTTTATATTTGAAGAACTTGACACTACCCTCG GTTGTGGTGATAGCAGCGAATATGGGTTGTAATGTTTGTCAAGGAAGAGTATCCAGAGTTGTCTCAAAAATGACTG GGAAAACTCTTCAGGTGAAATGGAGGTTTTTATCAAATGGCTTTGCTTGCCAGATACGGAGTACAGCTGGGACTGTGACTGGAAATCTGCAGCCGGCATTCAAGGAACATTTCCTCACTTTCACCTTGAGGACAGAGTGGGATACCGATAGACAGTGGTGTCCAACTGGGAGAGTATGTGTAGGGAGAAATACAAGGACAGCAAAGGGTCCCAGCCTTTCGGTTAGAGTTAGTTAA
- the LOC101491869 gene encoding protein arginine N-methyltransferase 1.6, with protein MYSLFTKILTAIYFLRRTHSPSTLTAIRTMSSASTQRIFQLKLNPLTGNSEWVVIEENDEQAFHQPLLATTSYLDMLNDSTRNTAFREAIDKTVTKPCHVLDIGAGTGLLSMMASRAMGGKGTVTACESYLPMVKLMKKVMRLNGMEGRIKVINKRSDELKIGLDLSLRADVLVSEILDSELLGEGLIPTLQHAHDNLLVENPLTVPYRATTYGQLVESTFLWQLHDLQNNEAGASDGIRLAPPGSESLLSVKRQQYAMHCDPMREELKTLSEPFKIFEFDFWKRPESYSKTELRIKATDDGRVHAVVSWWVLQLDREGTIYYSTAPRWISSPTITSPVDWCDHWKQCVWFVPGGGISTFRGEEICLHATHTDTSISYNLDTQMSTTDVLHHGLTTNGDFQLVLPPERVAIYGDKNWRLSMLKALKSVLQGRRHLLCVVADDSVFLPLLVAKLSEAPHVISSFPGLKERGFQYLQAAARANNLSPDCIKAVEKGVKQLTMHDTNEKQVDLLIAEPFYFGHDGMLPWQNLRFWKDRTTLDDILSEDAIIIPCKGILRACAIYLPDLWKSRCCLSKIEGFGHSGVNATLGACGHVAELEEGPCLPFFLWQCGEFDVLSETFDVMEFDFTKQICQCQGKSQVI; from the exons ATGTATTCTCTGTTCACCAAAATCCTAACCGCAATTTATTTCCTTCGTCGAACTCATTCACCTTCTACGCTAACCGCTATTAGAACCATGAGTTCAGCGTCCACACAGCGCATTTTCCAGCTCAAGCTAAACCCTTTAACCGGTAACTCTGAATGGGTCGTCATCGAAGAAAACGACGAACAAGCCTTCCACCAACCTCTTCTCGCAACGACGTCGTATTTGGACATGCTCAATGACTCCACCAGAAACACAGCATTTCGTGAAGCTATTGATAAAACCGTCACAAAACCTTGCCACGTTCTCGATATCGG TGCTGGAACTGGGTTACTTTCGATGATGGCTTCACGAGCTATGGGTGGGAAAGGAACTGTAACGGCATGTGAGTCTTATCTTCCAATGGTGAAGTTGATGAAGAAGGTTATGCGCCTTAATGGTATGGAAGGAAGAATCAAAGTTATCAATAAGCGCTCTGATGAACTCAAAATTGGTCTTGATTTATCTTTACGTGCTGATGTTCTT GTGAGCGAGATATTAGATTCAGAGTTACTGGGTGAGGGGCTTATACCAACCCTACAACATGCACATGACAATTTGTTGGTGGAAAACCCTCTGACTGTACCATATCGAGCAACTACATATGGACAG CTAGTTGAAAGCACATTCTTATGGCAATTGCACGATTTGCAAAACAATGAGGCTGGTGCATCTGATGGCATTCGACTTGCCCCTCCTGGATCTGAAAGTCTTTTAAGTGTTAAGCGTCAGCAATATGCCATGCATTGTGATCCGATGAGAGAAGAACTGAAAACG CTTTCAGAACCCttcaaaatttttgaatttgatttttggaAACGGCCAGAGAGTTATAGCAAAACTGAGCTGCGCATAAAGGCAACTGATGATGGCAGAGTTCATGCTGTTGTCTCTTG GTGGGTACTTCAACTAGATCGTGAAGGGACAATTTATTATTCCACTGCCCCAAGGTGGATAAGCTCACCGACAATTACAA GTCCTGTTGACTGGTGTGACCACTGGAAACAGTGTGTTTGGTTTGTTCCAGGTGGTGGTATATCCACATTCAGAGGGGAAGAAATTTGTTTACATGCTACTCATACTGATACTAGTATCTCATATAATTTAGATACCCAAATGTCAACAACTGATGTTTTGCACCATGGGTTAACAACGAATGGAGATTTTCAGCTTGTACTTCCACCAGAAAGGGTTGCAATTTATGGAGACAAAAATTGGAGGCTTTCGATGTTGAAAGCATTAAAAAGTGTG TTGCAGGGAAGACGTCACTTATTATGCGTGGTTGCAGATGATAGCGTGTTTTTACCTCTTCTTGTGGCAAAGCTTTCAGAAGCGCCACATGTGATATCATCTTTTCCGGGGCTGAAGGAAAGGGGCTTCCAGTATTTGCAAGCTGCTGCCCGTGCAAATAATTTGTCACCTGATTGCATAAAAGCTGTTGAAAAGGGGGTGAAACAGTTAACCATGCACGATACAAATGAGAAACAG GTTGACCTGTTAATAGCAGAACCTTTCTATTTTGGACATGATGGCATGCTTCCATGGCAGAACCTGCGGTTTTG GAAGGACCGTACAACACTTGATGATATCCTCTCTGAGGACGCTATAATAATTCCCTGTAAAGGAATTTTGAGGGCGTGTGCTATCTATCTTCCT GATCTTTGGAAAAGTCGTTGCTGCTTGAGTAAGATAGAGGGTTTTGGCCATTCTGGGGTTAATGCTACATTGGGAGCTTGCGGGCATGTAGCTGAATTGGAAGAGGGTCCTTGTCTGCCTTTTTTTCTTTGGCAGTGTGGAGAATTTGAT GTGCTTAGTGAGACATTTGATGTAATGGAGTTTGATTTCACAAAACAGATATGCCAATGTCAAGGAAAATCCCAGGTAATATGA
- the LOC101500647 gene encoding uncharacterized protein isoform X5: MASTNENDDNRSLLYLKNLTLPSFQVVVIAANMGCNVCQGRVSRVVSKMTGEMEVFIKWLCLPDTEYSWDCDWKSAAGIQGTFPHFHLEDRVGYR, translated from the exons ATGGCCTCTACAAATGAAAATGATGATAACCGTTCTCTTTTATATTTGAAGAACTTGACACTACCCTCG TTTCAGGTTGTGGTGATAGCAGCGAATATGGGTTGTAATGTTTGTCAAGGAAGAGTATCCAGAGTTGTCTCAAAAATGACTG GTGAAATGGAGGTTTTTATCAAATGGCTTTGCTTGCCAGATACGGAGTACAGCTGGGACTGTGACTGGAAATCTGCAGCCGGCATTCAAGGAACATTTCCTCACTTTCACCTTGAGGACAGAGTGGGATACCGATAG
- the LOC101492757 gene encoding vesicle-associated protein 1-2-like — MSSGDLLSIEPLELKFPFELKKQISCSLQLSNKTDSYVAFKVKTTNPKKYCVRPNTGIVLPRSTCDVMVTMQAQKEAPSDMQCKDKFLLQSVKTDDGVSPKDISAEMFNKEAGHVVEECKLRVLYVSPPQPPSPVPEGSEEGSSPRGSVSENGNVNGADFAQVTRGFAERPEAQDKSAEARALIARLTEEKNTAIQQTSKLRQELELLKRESNKNRGGVSFVFVILIGLLGIIMGYLMKKA; from the exons ATGAGCTCCGGGGACCTCCTCAGCATCGAACCTCTCGAACTCAAGTTCCCCT TTGAGCTGAAGAAGCAGATCTCGTGTTCTCTTCAATTGTCTAATAAGACTGATAGCTATGTAGCTTTCAAG gTGAAAACGACCAATCCTAAGAAGTATTGTGTGCGTCCAAACACTGGAATTGTCTTGCCAAGATCTACCTGCGATGTTATGG TTACTATGCAAGCGCAAAAAGAAGCTCCATCTGATATGCAATGCAAGGATAAGTTTCTTCTTCAGAGTGTAAAAACTGATGATGGTGTCAGTCCGAAGGATATCTCTGCAGAAATG TTCAACAAGGAGGCCGGGCATGTTGTTGAGGAGTGCAAATTGAGAGTGCTGTATGTCTCTCCGCCTCAACCACCATCTCCAGTCCCAGAAGGTTCGGAGGAAGGGTCGTCACCTAGAGGTTCTGTTTCGGAAAATGGAAATGTCAATGGTGCTGACTTCGCACAA GTAACAAGAGGATTTGCTGAACGGCCCGAGGCTCAAGACAAATCGGCAGAG GCAAGAGCTCTAATCGCAAGGCTGACAGAAGAAAAGAATACTGCAATTCAACAAACTAGCAAGCTCCGCCAGGAATTA GAGCTGCTGAAGCGTGAAAGCAACAAAAATCGTGGTGGAGTTTCATTTGTCTTTGTCATATTAATTGGCTTACTTGGCATAATCATGGGATATCTCATGAAGAAGGCCTAA
- the LOC101500647 gene encoding uncharacterized protein isoform X7, translating into MASTNENDDNRSLLYLKNLTLPSFQVVVIAANMGCNVCQGRVSRVVSKMTDTEYSWDCDWKSAAGIQGTFPHFHLEDRVGYR; encoded by the exons ATGGCCTCTACAAATGAAAATGATGATAACCGTTCTCTTTTATATTTGAAGAACTTGACACTACCCTCG TTTCAGGTTGTGGTGATAGCAGCGAATATGGGTTGTAATGTTTGTCAAGGAAGAGTATCCAGAGTTGTCTCAAAAATGACTG ATACGGAGTACAGCTGGGACTGTGACTGGAAATCTGCAGCCGGCATTCAAGGAACATTTCCTCACTTTCACCTTGAGGACAGAGTGGGATACCGATAG
- the LOC101492425 gene encoding probable aspartyl protease At4g16563, which translates to MDSPPSLLLLLLITLSILHPSSQSQMLLLPLTHSLSKTQFNTTHHLLKSTTTHSTSRFHHHHQLSLPLSPGTDYTLSINLKPHSHPITLFMDTGSDLVWFPCSPFNCILCEFKPNPSPSSSPTNISQSVAVSCNSNACSAAHNSLPSSDLCAMARCSLDSIETKDCGSFHCPPFYYAYGDGSLIARLYRDTLILSSLELKNFTFGCAHTTFSEPTGVAGFGRGLLSLPAQLATHAPQLGNRFSYCLVSHSFRYERVRKLSPLILGRYDDEKQRNNGEKVEFVYTSMLENPKHPYLYCVGLKGISIGKKMIHAPEILRRVNRRGDGGVAVDSGTTFTMLPARFYGAVMAEFDRRVGRVHRRARGVEEKTGLAPCYNLDAAAEVPAMRLRFVGGNSSVVLPRKNYFYEFLDGEDGVRRKRRVGCLMLMNGGDEEELRGGPGAILGNYQQQGFEVEYDLEKKRVGFARRKCASLWDQLNRDKN; encoded by the coding sequence ATGGATTCTCCCCCGTCACTATTGTTGCTTCTCCTCATCACACTCTCCATTTTGCATCCTTCATCTCAATCTCAAATGCTACTATTACCCCTAACACACTCACTCTCCAAAACCCAATTCAACACCACCCACCACCTCCTCAAATCAACCACCACTCATTCTACGTCACGCTTCCACCACCATCACCAACTCTCTCTCCCACTCTCCCCAGGCACCGACTACACTCTCTCCATCAACCTCAAACCCCACTCCCATCCCATAACTCTCTTCATGGACACAGGATCCGACCTTGTCTGGTTCCCGTGTTCCCCTTTCAACTGCATACTCTGCGAATTCAAACCCAACCCTTCCCCTTCTTCTTCACCCACCAACATCTCCCAAAGTGTCGCTGTTTCATGCAACTCCAATGCATGCTCCGCAGCACATAACTCTCTCCCTTCCTCCGATCTCTGCGCAATGGCTCGTTGCTCTTTAGATTCTATTGAAACCAAAGATTGCGGTTCTTTTCACTGTCCACCGTTTTACTATGCTTACGGTGATGGAAGCTTAATCGCTCGTCTCTATCGTGATACTCTTATTCTTTCTTCGCTTGAACTGAAAAACTTTACTTTCGGTTGTGCTCACACTACTTTCTCTGAACCCACCGGCGTTGCTGGGTTTGGTCGTGGATTGCTTTCTCTTCCTGCTCAGTTAGCAACTCACGCTCCTCAACTTGGGAATCGTTTCTCTTATTGTTTAGTTTCTCATTCTTTTCGTTATGAGCGAGTTAGAAAACTGAGTCCACTCATTCTGGGTCGTTACGATGATGAAAAACAGAGGAATAATGGTGAAAAGGTTGAGTTTGTTTACACGTCTATGCTTGAGAATCCAAAGCATCCTTATCTTTATTGTGTTGGGTTGAAAGGAATTTCCATAGGAAAAAAGATGATTCACGCGCCGGAGATTTTGAGGAGGGTGAATCGAAGGGGTGATGGTGGTGTTGCTGTGGATTCCGGCACGACTTTCACGATGTTGCCGGCGAGATTTTATGGTGCGGTAATGGCGGAGTTTGACCGTCGTGTTGGGAGAGTTCACCGGCGAGCTCGTGGAGTTGAGGAGAAAACGGGATTGGCGCCGTGTTATAATTTGGATGCGGCTGCGGAAGTGCCGGCGATGAGGCTACGTTTTGTTGGGGGGAATTCGAGTGTGGTGCTACCTAGgaagaattatttttatgagtttttggACGGTGAAGATGGAGTGAGGAGGAAAAGAAGAGTTGGATGTTTGATGTTGATGAACGGTGGAGATGAGGAGGAACTGAGAGGTGGGCCCGGGGCGATCCTTGGGAATTATCAGCAGCAGGGATTTGAAGTTGAGTATGATTTGGAAAAGAAGCGCGTGGGATTTGCAAGGAGAAAGTGCGCGTCGCTTTGGGACCAGCTCAACCGCGACAAAAACTAA
- the LOC101500647 gene encoding copper transport protein CCH isoform X4, producing MASTNENDDNRSLLYLKNLTLPSVVVIAANMGCNVCQGRVSRVVSKMTGLTEYTIDVRKNEVTVKGDFMARCNFQYKTFGSSTLQSATGPPKSLSSCLTKFDKHKCNKK from the exons ATGGCCTCTACAAATGAAAATGATGATAACCGTTCTCTTTTATATTTGAAGAACTTGACACTACCCTCG GTTGTGGTGATAGCAGCGAATATGGGTTGTAATGTTTGTCAAGGAAGAGTATCCAGAGTTGTCTCAAAAATGACTG GGTTGACAGAGTACACAATAGATGTTCGCAAGAATGAAGTAACAGTAAAGGGAGATTTCATGGCACGTTGCAACTTCCAGTATAAAACCTTTGGAAGCAGCACCCTGCAGAGTGCCACCGGTCCACCCAAGTCCTTGTCTTCCTGTTTAACTAAATTTGATAAACATAAATGTAACAAAAAGTAG
- the LOC101500647 gene encoding uncharacterized protein isoform X3 yields MASTNENDDNRSLLYLKNLTLPSFQVVVIAANMGCNVCQGRVSRVVSKMTGLTEYTIDVRKNEVTVKGDFMARCNFQYKTFGSSTLQSATGPPKSLSSCLTKFDKHKCNKK; encoded by the exons ATGGCCTCTACAAATGAAAATGATGATAACCGTTCTCTTTTATATTTGAAGAACTTGACACTACCCTCG TTTCAGGTTGTGGTGATAGCAGCGAATATGGGTTGTAATGTTTGTCAAGGAAGAGTATCCAGAGTTGTCTCAAAAATGACTG GGTTGACAGAGTACACAATAGATGTTCGCAAGAATGAAGTAACAGTAAAGGGAGATTTCATGGCACGTTGCAACTTCCAGTATAAAACCTTTGGAAGCAGCACCCTGCAGAGTGCCACCGGTCCACCCAAGTCCTTGTCTTCCTGTTTAACTAAATTTGATAAACATAAATGTAACAAAAAGTAG
- the LOC101500647 gene encoding uncharacterized protein isoform X1, which yields MASTNENDDNRSLLYLKNLTLPSFQVVVIAANMGCNVCQGRVSRVVSKMTGKTLQVKWRFLSNGFACQIRSTAGTVTGNLQPAFKEHFLTFTLRTEWDTDRQWCPTGRVCVGRNTRTAKGPSLSVRVS from the exons ATGGCCTCTACAAATGAAAATGATGATAACCGTTCTCTTTTATATTTGAAGAACTTGACACTACCCTCG TTTCAGGTTGTGGTGATAGCAGCGAATATGGGTTGTAATGTTTGTCAAGGAAGAGTATCCAGAGTTGTCTCAAAAATGACTG GGAAAACTCTTCAGGTGAAATGGAGGTTTTTATCAAATGGCTTTGCTTGCCAGATACGGAGTACAGCTGGGACTGTGACTGGAAATCTGCAGCCGGCATTCAAGGAACATTTCCTCACTTTCACCTTGAGGACAGAGTGGGATACCGATAGACAGTGGTGTCCAACTGGGAGAGTATGTGTAGGGAGAAATACAAGGACAGCAAAGGGTCCCAGCCTTTCGGTTAGAGTTAGTTAA
- the LOC101500647 gene encoding uncharacterized protein isoform X6: protein MASTNENDDNRSLLYLKNLTLPSVVVIAANMGCNVCQGRVSRVVSKMTGEMEVFIKWLCLPDTEYSWDCDWKSAAGIQGTFPHFHLEDRVGYR, encoded by the exons ATGGCCTCTACAAATGAAAATGATGATAACCGTTCTCTTTTATATTTGAAGAACTTGACACTACCCTCG GTTGTGGTGATAGCAGCGAATATGGGTTGTAATGTTTGTCAAGGAAGAGTATCCAGAGTTGTCTCAAAAATGACTG GTGAAATGGAGGTTTTTATCAAATGGCTTTGCTTGCCAGATACGGAGTACAGCTGGGACTGTGACTGGAAATCTGCAGCCGGCATTCAAGGAACATTTCCTCACTTTCACCTTGAGGACAGAGTGGGATACCGATAG